Proteins from one Primulina huaijiensis isolate GDHJ02 chromosome 18, ASM1229523v2, whole genome shotgun sequence genomic window:
- the LOC140965171 gene encoding heat stress transcription factor A-8-like, producing the protein MVKSMENGTSLPPFLVKCYEMVNDESTDELISWNESNQSFIIGDESEFASQLLPKYFKHNNFSSFVRQLNIYGFRKIDTDRWEFANESFIKGQKNLLKNITRRKHPQGQMQKNASQPKKTIPLASVEEKRLALWKEVENLKIDRNAVTVELKKLRQHQETSQSKVLLMREQLKGMEKNQQQMLSFIVMAMQIPEFLEQFLKPKEKNWRILENGKNILSEVTDDFEAIPSDGRIVRYQPPTDGEAMSSTSKSEDLMDLDISSDELRDLFMNIDFFSGSLDEKQLPSENHGQFVIPDLPEYDTMLDQLLLSNPSVGNEQYSNLDAEAFPDPGMMEESNFQPKESEVSNDLDDDVNEDKNKITDGT; encoded by the exons ATGGTGAAATCAATGGAAAATGGGACATCTCTCCCTCCTTTTTTGGTCAAGTGTTATGAGATGGTGAATGATGAGTCCACGGATGAATTGATTTCTTGGAACGAATCGAATCAAAGCTTTATCATTGGGGATGAATCCGAATTTGCTTCCCAGTTGCTTCCCAAGTACTTCAAGCACAACAATTTCTCGAGCTTTGTTCGTCAACTCAATATCTAT GGTTTCAGAAAAATCGATACGGATCGTTGGGAATTTGCAAACGAGTCTTTCATCAAAGGGCAGAAGAATTTACTAAAGAACATCACTAGAAGAAAGCACCCCCAAGGTCAAATGCAAAAAAATGCATCCCAACCGAAGAAAACGATTCCTTTAGCATCCGTGGAAGAGAAGAGACTTGCACTTTGGAAAGAGGTTGAGAATCTTAAAATAGACAGAAACGCTGTCACAGTAGAACTGAAAAAACTGCGACAGCATCAAGAAACCTCACAGAGCAAAGTACTTCTCATGAGGGAACAATTAAAAGGCATGGAGAAAAATCAGCAGCAGATGCTTTCTTTCATTGTGATGGCGATGCAAATCCCCGAATTTCTCGAGCAATTTTTGAAGCCAAAGGAGAAAAACTGGCGAATTCTTGAAAATGGAAAAAACATCCTGAGTGAAGTTACAGATGATTTTGAAGCAATTCCTTCTGATGGAAGGATTGTCAGGTATCAGCCTCCAACAGATGGAGAAGCAATGTCATCAACTTCAAAATCCGAAGATTTGATGGACTTAGATATTTCTTCAGATGAACTGAGAGATCTTTTTATGAACATTGACTTTTTCTCTGGATCATTGGATGAAAAGCAACTTCCTTCAGAAAATCATGGCCAATTTGTTATTCCAGATTTGCCTGAATATGATACTATGCTAGATCAGCTTCTTTTGTCGAATCCATCGGTAGGAAACGAACAATATTCTAATCTTGATGCTGAGGCGTTTCCAGATCCTGGGATGATGGAAGAGTCAAACTTCCAGCCGAAAGAATCTGAAGTCTCAAATGATTTAGATGATGATGTCAACGAAGATAAGAACAAGATCACAGATGGTACATGA